The Parafrankia discariae genomic interval GAAGACACTCGCCCGGCGTGGCCCGGCCGCGGCGCGCGCCGCCCGGTCGCACTCCCGCCAGCCGTCGGCAAGCAGCCCGAGGGGCATGTCGACGGCGATCATGTCGAAGGCCCGGCTCGCCGAAGCTGCTGTACTGCGGTCGGTGCGGTCGGTGAGGTCGCGCAGCGTGGCGGTGAAGCGGGCCCCGGCGAAGGCGCCGCCGCTCAGTTCGACGGCCACCCATCCGCCGGGGCAGGCGTCCACCCCCAGTACCCGCATCCGAGGACCCGTGACCGGCATGGACCCATCTCACCCTCCGGGCGGGCTGCCGGTGAGGGCGGGCCTGCGCCCGGCGGCCACCCGTGCCCGGCGGGGCGCGCCGTGCGACCGTCGGGACGGGTATGAGGCACTGATCTCTGGGAATGTCCCAGGCGCCCGCCGCCCCGCCGCCCGGGCGGGCGGCGGGGCGGCGGGGCGGCGTACCTGAGCGGGAGAGGAGCTGGGCGATCCATGGTCGAGTCAGGCGCGTTCCACGGGGCGGTGAGCGCCGTCAGCTATCCGATGGCGATCGTGACCACCACGGCGGGCGGTGAGCGCAGCGGCTGCCTCGTCGGCTTCCACACCCAGTGCAGCATCGATCCGCCGCGTTACCTCATCTGTGTCTCACACGGCAACCACACGTTCGCCGTGGCCCGGCAGGCGACGCATCTGGCCGTGCACCTCCTCGACGTCGCCGACCGGGAGCTCTCCGAGCTGTTCGGGGAGCTCACCGGTGACGAGGTCGACAAGTTCGCCCGCTGTCAGTGGTCGGCGGGACCGTTCGGGATGCCGGTGCTGGCGGGCCCGCGGGCCTGGTTCGCCGGTCCGGTGGTGAACGCCGTCGAGGTCGGCGACCACACGGCGTTCGTGATCGAACCGGCCGCCGGGGAGTTCCACGGCCCGCTGCGCCAGCTGGGATTCCAGGACGTGCGCGACATGGAACCGGGCCATCCCGCGTGACCGGGCCCAACTGACCGGGCCTGGCTGACCGGCCCCGCCTGATCGGTGCCACCTGCCACCGGGCCGGGGGCGCCCCGGCCCGTCCGGCTCACCCGCCGGCACCGGGTCTCAGGCGGGGTCGGCGGCCGATGC includes:
- a CDS encoding flavin reductase family protein, which produces MVESGAFHGAVSAVSYPMAIVTTTAGGERSGCLVGFHTQCSIDPPRYLICVSHGNHTFAVARQATHLAVHLLDVADRELSELFGELTGDEVDKFARCQWSAGPFGMPVLAGPRAWFAGPVVNAVEVGDHTAFVIEPAAGEFHGPLRQLGFQDVRDMEPGHPA